CTCGTGTGCTTTGATTATCTCGGAAGACGCCCAACATGGCGCTTGTGGTTACTACCGTGCTCTGTTTTTGAACGCCTCTCATCATCATACACAAATGCCGGGCTTCGACCACCACACCGACGCCCTGCGGTTCGAGACATTCCATTAAAATGTCCGCGATTTGGAAAGTCAGTCTTTCCTGTACCTGCAGGCGCTTTGCGAAAGCATCGACAATTCTCGGAATTTTACTCAGTCCAACAACTTTTCCGTTAGGCATGTAGCCGACGTGGCATTTTCCATAAAAAGG
The candidate division KSB1 bacterium genome window above contains:
- the folE gene encoding GTP cyclohydrolase I FolE, translated to MQDLIRTLLKEIGEDPDREGLKRTPIRVEKSYKFLTSGYNQDVCKIINDALFYEKYDEMVIVKDIELYSLCEHHMLPFYGKCHVGYMPNGKVVGLSKIPRIVDAFAKRLQVQERLTFQIADILMECLEPQGVGVVVEARHLCMMMRGVQKQSTVVTTSAMLGVFRDNQSTRDEFMHLIKAQRYA